A genomic window from Punica granatum isolate Tunisia-2019 chromosome 2, ASM765513v2, whole genome shotgun sequence includes:
- the LOC116194157 gene encoding WD repeat-containing protein 76 — MAPQVKMTEYERQRLENIRRNGEMMAALNLQSRAAELSAASKRQKVETKTYKVDAEKKPKVETPVVMRRSLRTRGLPPDLKGLSNEDSGSPVAVTESPKKNPKVSPRDAGPISMRDAYRGLGSDHAFRETVSRFSESNETGFSSPEGFDKLKGHKGEDLRGSAVGLGGNVKRENDGGDSVDVGLSEGRRYNMAMDEESDGVKGCKQENPFDSKVGGGESFPSIHNIKRENGDKALGSSVLKVENIAKKEESDGAEGCKVETLCDPKRNESDNLPMSLDIVCQGDDKALMDINRLTLNKKNVARVVPGRIMSIKFFPTPNMRMIAVGNKFGNVGFWNMESPEDDDEDGIYLYHTHSGPVSGISIPEFNLSKMFTCCYDGFLRLMDVEKEIFDLVYVTDEAIFSLCQRPDNASCLYFAEGRGGLQFWDERTGKSSSSWDLHEDRINTIDFNPKNPSIMATSSTDGTACIWDLRNIGRGRLKNIRSVDHKKAVHSAYFSPSGSFLATSSFDNSVGIASGTDFEETSVVFHNNKTSRWISSFKAIWGWDDSYIFTGNMKRAVDIISQSRKSIIWRLESPYITAIPCRFAAHPSEVGTLAGATSGGQVYTWTLQ; from the exons ATGGCACCGCAGGTGAAGATGACGGAGTACGAGCGGCAGAGGCTCGAGAACATCCGGCGGAACGGCGAGATGATGGCCGCCCTCAACCTCCAATCCCGCGCCGCCGAGCTCTCCGCCGCCTCGAAGCGCCAAAA AGTTGAGACCAAAACCTATAAGGttgatgcggagaagaagCCGAAGGTGGAGACTCCGGTCGTGATGCGGCGCTCGCTCCGTACGAGAGGATTGCCACCTGATTTAAAGGGTCTTAGCAATGAGGATTCTGGTAGTCCAGTGGCTGTCACCGAATCCCCGAAAAAAAATCCCAAGGTTTCTCCCAGGGATGCCGGCCCCATTTCCATGCGCGATGCTTATCGTGGTTTAGGCTCTGATCATGCATTTAGGGAGACAGTTAGTAGGTTTTCTGAAAGTAACGAGACTGGCTTCTCGTCGCCAGAGGGATTTGATAAACTGAAGGGCCATAAAGGAGAAGATCTGCGTGGTTCAGCTGTAGGTCTTGGTGGAAATGTCAAGAGGGAAAATGATGGTGGGGATTCAGTTGATGTTGGTTTGTCGGAGGGGAGACGATATAATATGGCGATGGATGAGGAGTCGGATGGAGTTAAGGGGTGTAAACAGGAGAATCCCTTTGATTCAAAGGTGGGTGGCGGTGAAAGCTTCCCTTCAATTCACAATATTAAGAGGGAGAATGGTGATAAAGCTTTGGGTTCTTCGGTGCTGAAAGTGGAGAACATCGCCAAGAAAGAGGAGTCTGATGGAGCGGAGGGGTGCAAAGTGGAAACTTTGTGTGATCCGAAAAGGAATGAGAGTGATAATTTGCCTATGAGTCTTGATATCGTGTGTCAAGGTGATGATAAGGCTTTGATGGATATCAATCGATTGACACTGAACAAGAAGAATGTTGCGAGGGTCGTACCTGGAAGGATAATGTCAATTAAATTCTTCCCAACTCCCAATATGAGAATGATTGCTGTGGGGAACAAATTTGGGAATGTGGGATTCTGGAATATGGAGTCCcctgaagatgatgatgaagatgggATATACTTGTACCACACGCATTCCGGTCCTGTTTCTGGGATTTCCATACCAGAATTTAATCTGTCCAAG ATGTTTACGTGCTGCTATGATGGTTTCCTTCGGCTGATGGATGTTGAGAAAGAGATCTTTGATCTGGTGTATGTCACTGATGAGGCTATATTTTCTCTTTGCCAACGACCTGACAATGCGAGTTGCTTGTACTTTGCTGAGGGTCGGGGAGGACTTCAATTCTGGGACGAGAGGACAGGGAAGTCCTCATCCTCCTGGGATTTGCATGAAGATAGGATCAACACTATTGATTTTAACCCAAAAAATCCCTCCATCATGGCAACAAGCTCCACAGATGGGACGGCATGCATTTGGGATCTGAGAAATATAGGCAGAGGTAGGCTGAAAAATATCAGATCTGTGGACCACAAGAAAGCTGTACATTCCGCCTACTTCTCTCCATCTGGTAGCTTTCTTGCTACTTCAAG CTTTGACAACTCAGTCGGAATAGCGAGCGGGACTGATTTTGAGGAGACTTCAGTGGTGTTCCACAATAACAAGACAAGCAGATGGATCTCCTCTTTCAA GGCAATTTGGGGTTGGGACGACTCATACATCTTCACCGGGAACATGAAAAGAGCAGTCGACATCATCTCTCAGAGCAGGAAGAGCATAATTTGGAGGCTAGAGAGCCCGTATATAACTGCAATCCCTTGCAGGTTTGCTGCACACCCCTCTGAGGTCGGGACACTTGCAGGAGCAACAAGTGGTGGGCAGGTCTATACTTGGACTTTGC
- the LOC116194240 gene encoding ATPase 8, plasma membrane-type-like, with the protein MASSNTDLTLEEIKNENIDLERIPVDEVFEQLKCTREGLTTEEGQKRLQIFGQNKLEEKKESKLLKFLGFMWNPLSWVMECAAIMAIALANGGGKPPDWQDFIGIVVLLIINSTISFIEENNAGNAAAALMAGLAPKTKVLRDGKWSEQEAAILVPGDVISVKLGDIIPADARLLEGDPLKIDQSALTGESLPVTKHPGDEVFSGSTCKQGEIEAVVIATGVHTFFGKAAHLVDSTNQVGHFQKVLTAIGNFCICSIAIGMLVEIIVMYPIQHRRYREGIDNLLVLLIGGIPIAMPTVLSVTMAIGSHRLSEQGAITKRMTAIEEMAGMDVLCSDKTGTLTLNKLTVDKSLIEVFPKDMDKDDLMLLAARASRVENQDAIDASIVGMLNDPKEARAGITEVHFLPFNPVDKRTAITYIDSNGDWHRCSKGAPEQIIELCGLKGEACKKAHKIIDNFAERGLRSLGVARQTVLEKTKESEGEPWEFVGLLPLFDPPRHDSAETIRRALDLGVNVKMITGDQLAIGKETGRRLGMGTNMYPSSSLLGESKDSAVASLPVDELIEQADGFAGVFPEHKYEIVKRLQERKHICGMTGDGVNDAPALKKADIGIAVADATDAARSASDIVLTEPGLSVIVSAVLTSRAIFQRMKNYTIYAVSITIRIVLGFLLIALIWKFDFSPFMVLIIAILNDGTIMTISKDRVKPSPVPDSWKLNEIFATGVVIGTYLALMSVLFFWLAHDTDFFSNVFGVRSISHNVDELTAALYLQVSIISQALIFVTRSRSWSFVERPGLLLVGAFIAAQLVATVIAVYASWLFARIEGIGWGWAGAIWVFSIVTYLPLDVLKFIIRYSLSGKAWDNLFQTHTAFSTKKDYGKNEREAQWAQAQRTLHGLKHADALFQDKNYRELSELADQAKRRAEMAKMTTQA; encoded by the exons ATGGCGTCCTCCAATACCGACCTCACCTTGGAAGAGATCAAGAATGAGAACATCGACCTC GAGAGAATACCTGTGGATGAAGTGTTTGAGCAGCTGAAATGCACAAGAGAAGGTTTGACAACCGAAGAAGGGCAGAAGAGGCTCCAAATCTTCGGCCAGAACAAGCTTGAAGAGAAAAAg GAAAGCAAATTGCTCAAGTTTTTGGGCTTTATGTGGAATCCCCTATCATGGGTCATGGAGTGTGCAGCGATCATGGCCATTGCCTTGGCCAATGGAGGG GGAAAGCCTCCGGATTGGCAAGATTTCATAGGTATTGTAGTGTTGCTGATCATCAACTCCACCATCAGTTTCATCGAAGAGAACAACGCTGGAAATGCCGCTGCCGCTCTGATGGCTGGTCTTGCCCCTAAGACCAAG GTGCTGAGAGATGGGAAGTGGAGTGAACAAGAGGCAGCGATACTGGTGCCGGGAGATGTGATCAGTGTGAAGTTGGGTGACATCATCCCCGCCGATGCTCGTCTCTTGGAAGGAGATCCCCTCAAGATCGACCAGTCTGCCCTCACAG GTGAATCGTTACCCGTAACAAAGCACCCTGGTGATGAGGTCTTCTCCGGCTCCACCTGCAAGCAAGGTGAGATCGAGGCTGTTGTTATCGCCACTGGTGTCCATACCTTCTTCGGGAAGGCTGCCCACCTCGTGGACAGCACCAACCAAGTCGGTCACTTCCAGAAG GTGTTGACGGCGATCGGTAACTTCTGCATCTGCTCTATTGCCATTGGAATGTTGGTAGAGATCATAGTCATGTACCCGATCCAGCACAGGAGGTACAGAGAGGGCATTGACAACCTCCTCGTACTTCTCATCGGAGGTATCCCGATTGCTATGCCAACAGTTCTGTCTGTAACAATGGCCATTGGGTCACACCGCCTGTCGGAGCAGGGAGCCATCACAAAGAGGATGACCGCCATTGAGGAAATGGCTGGGATGGATGTCCTGTGCAGCGACAAGACCGGGACTCTCACACTCAACAAGCTCACCGTCGACAAGTCCTTGATTGAGGTTTTCCCCAAGGACATGGACAAGGATGATCTTATGCTGCTGGCTGCTAGGGCATCCCGAGTTGAGAACCAGGATGCCATCGATGCCTCGATTGTCGGAATGCTGAATGATCCTAAGGAG GCAAGGGCAGGGATCACAGAGGTCCATTTCTTACCATTCAATCCGGTGGACAAGCGCACGGCGATCACTTACATTGACAGCAATGGCGATTGGCATCGTTGCAGCAAAGGTGCACCGGAACAG ATAATTGAGCTCTGTGGCCTCAAGGGCGAAGCGTGCAAAAAGGCTCATAAAATAATCGACAACTTCGCCGAGCGCGGTCTCCGTTCCCTTGGAGTTGCCCGACAA ACAGTTCTCGAGAAGACCAAGGAGAGTGAAGGAGAGCCGTGGGAGTTCGTCGGTCTCCTGCCCCTGTTTGATCCCCCGAGGCATGACAGTGCAGAGACCATCCGTCGGGCTCTTGACCTTGGTGTCAATGTGAAGATGATCACGGGTGATCAGCTTGCCATCGGCAAAGAGACAGGCCGCAGGCTCGGGATGGGCACCAACATGTACCCTTCATCATCTCTCCTCGGTGAGAGCAAGGACAGCGCAGTCGCCTCACTTCCTGTTGATGAGCTCATTGAACAGGCTGATGGATTTGCCGGTGTCTTCCCTG AGCACAAGTACGAGATCGTGAAGAGACTACAGGAGAGGAAGCATATATGTGGAATGACGGGAGATGGTGTCAACGATGCCCCTGCCCTGAAGAAGGCAGACATCGGGATTGCAGTGGCAGACGCCACCGATGCTGCAAGGAGCGCCTCTGACATTGTCCTCACAGAGCCAGGGCTAAGCGTGATAGTCAGCGCCGTGCTCACGAGCAGGGCCATCTTCCAGAGGATGAAGAACTACACAATTTATGCGGTCTCTATCACCATTCGTATTGTGCTAGGATTCCTGCTCATTGCCCTCATCTGGAAGTTCGACTTCTCCCCATTCATGGTGCTCATCATTGCTATCTTGAATGACGGCACCATCATGACCATTTCCAAGGACAGGGTGAAGCCATCTCCAGTCCCCGACTCGTGGAAGCTCAATGAGATCTTTGCCACTGGGGTGGTGATTGGGACCTACCTTGCCCTCATGAGCGTGCTCTTCTTCTGGCTTGCTCATGACACTGATTTCTTCTCG AATGTGTTCGGAGTGAGGTCAATTAGTCACAACGTTGATGAGCTCACTGCCGCACTCTACCTTCAAGTGAGCATCATCAGTCAGGCACTCATCTTCGTGACCCGCTCACGCAGCTGGTCCTTCGTGGAGCGCCCAGGCCTCTTGCTCGTTGGTGCCTTCATCGCTGCTCAGCTT GTGGCCACAGTGATCGCTGTGTACGCCAGCTGGTTATTCGCGAGGATTGAAGGGATCGGGTGGGGATGGGCAGGAGCCATCTGGGTCTTCAGCATTGTCACATACCTTCCCCTCGACGTCCTCAAGTTCATCATCCGCTATTCCTTGAGCGGCAAAGCTTGGGACAATCTCTTCCAGACCCAC ACCGCTTTCTCTACCAAGAAGGACTACGGAAAGAACGAGAGGGAGGCACAGTGGGCCCAAGCTCAAAGGACGTTGCACGGCTTGAAGCACGCCGATGCGTTGTTCCAGGACAAGAATTACCGCGAGCTCTCTGAGCTTGCCGACCAAGCAAAGAGAAGAGCAGAGATGGCGAAAATGACCACACAGGCTTGA
- the LOC116194245 gene encoding 60S ribosomal protein L39 produces the protein MPSHKTFRIKKKLAKKMRQNRPIPHWIRMRTDNTIRYNAKRRHWRRTKLGF, from the exons ATG CCGTCGCACAAGACGTTCAGGATCAAGAAGAAGCTGGCGAAGAAGATGAGGCAGAACAGGCCGATCCCGCACTGGATCCGCATGAGGACCGACAACACCATCAG GTACAATGCGAAGCGTAGGCATTGGCGCCGCACCAAGTTGGGATTTTAA
- the LOC116197320 gene encoding class V chitinase CHIT5b-like: protein MAFPRTFLFLVFSMLLMAVSCVQSSSHSNSSEPRGIIKATYYPSWNANLPPSAINTTLFTHIFYAFLSPSNVTFKFELSNTTAIQLSNFTTTLRYKYPTVKTLLSIGGFGEGPLFAKLASSSSSRGAFINSSLEVARKFGFDGLDLDWEYPQTPKEMDYFGVLLKEWRLAIRKEAKASNKPQLLLTAAVYFSSDFSATGGSQKYPTAAINKYLNWINVMSYDYHGSWDPSATGAQTAFFDPKSKLSSYYGLRSWLKAGIPGKKLVMGLALYGRTWTLKDPNVHSIGAPAVNAGPGNGILTYSQVEEFNKNFSATVVYDPDTISVYSFAGNYWVTYDNIATLTAKIAYAQALKLRGYFFWALSFENGWTIASQVSRGWILEE, encoded by the exons ATGGCTTTTCCTAGGACGTTCCTATTCCTTGTCTTCTCAATGCTTCTCATGGCAGTGAGCTGCGTCCAATCTTCTTCTCATTCGAATTCTTCCGAACCGCGGGGCATCATTAAAGCTACTTACTACCCTTCGTGGAACGCGAACCTTCCTCCATCCGCGATCAACACGACTCTCTTTACTCACATCTTCTACGCTTTCCTCTCCCCGAGCAACGTGACATTCAAGTTTGAGCTGTCGAACACGACAGCGATACAGCTCTCGAACTTCACTACTACACTTCGGTACAAGTACCCGACGGTAAAGACCCTTCTGTCCATCGGTGGGTTCGGAGAAGGGCCCTTGTTTGCCAAGCtggcctcctcttcttcctcgagAGGCGCCTTCATAAACTCGTCCTTGGAGGTTGCGAGGAAGTTCGGGTTCGACGGACTCGACCTCGACTGGGAGTACCCCCAGACCCCGAAGGAAATGGACTACTTTGGCGTCCTATTGAAGGAGTGGAGGCTTGCCATTAGAAAGGAGGCCAAGGCCTCAAACAAGCCCCAGCTATTGCTCACGGCTGCCGTCTACTTCTCATCCGACTTCTCCGCGACTGGGGGCTCACAGAAGTACCCGACTGCGGCAATAAATAAGTATTTGAACTGGATCAACGTGATGTCCTACGACTACCATGGGTCGTGGGACCCATCAGCCACAGGGGCCCAAACGGCCTTCTTTGATCCGAAGAGCAAACTGAGCTCGTATTACGGGTTGAGGTCCTGGCTCAAAGCCGGCATCCCCGGGAAGAAGTTGGTCATGGGCCTGGCGCTCTATGGGAGGACCTGGACTCTCAAGGATCCGAATGTCCACAGCATCGGGGCCCCGGCAGTCAACGCAGGCCCCGGAAACGGCATCCTCACTTATTCCCAGGTCGAGGAATTCAACAAGAACTTCAGCGCCACGGTGGTGTACGACCCGGACACCATATCAGTCTATTCTTTTGCGGGAAATTACTGGGTCACATATGACAACATCGCCACCCTGACTGCGAAGATTGCCTACGCCCAGGCCCTGAAGCTCCGTGGCTACTTCTTCTGGGCCCTCAGCTTCGAAAACGGTTGGACGATTGCATCCCAAG TGTCAAGGGGATGGATCCTTGAAGAGTGA